A region of Vitis riparia cultivar Riparia Gloire de Montpellier isolate 1030 chromosome 12, EGFV_Vit.rip_1.0, whole genome shotgun sequence DNA encodes the following proteins:
- the LOC117926121 gene encoding transcription factor bHLH149 encodes MHIRKVVHTTSASTSAVSLYSLSKLCLQLCMEDTADNHPLAIGTFQRRERRQKPKSVKGVIRRKRGHLKTEHKNDGGGDGGGGGDEDDEEVELEVEKKIMELQRIVPGGEWVGIENLFEQTASYILALQCQVKAMNAVASFLEGLDIEKRKLGG; translated from the coding sequence ATGCACATTCGCAAGGTCGTACACACCACCTCCGCCTCTACCTCCGCCGTCTCTCTCTACTCTCTCTCAAAGTTGTGTCTTCAGCTTTGTATGGAGGACACAGCGGACAACCACCCATTAGCCATAGGCACATTTCAGAGGAGAGAGAGGAGACAGAAGCCAAAATCAGTCAAGGGCGTGATCAGGAGAAAGAGGGGACATCTGAAGACTGAACACAAGAACGACGGCGGCGGCGACGGCGGTGGTGGaggtgatgaagatgatgaagaggTAGAGCTAGAGGTGGAGAAGAAGATCATGGAGTTGCAGAGGATTGTACCAGGAGGAGAGTGGGTTGGGattgaaaatttgtttgaacAAACCGCTAGTTATATATTGGCCTTGCAGTGTCAGGTGAAAGCCATGAATGCTGTGGCTTCCTTTCTTGAAGGTCTGGACATTGAGAAGAGGAAGCTCGGAGGTTAA
- the LOC117926624 gene encoding peroxisomal and mitochondrial division factor 2, whose amino-acid sequence MADEVFISGATNGDDQTNENFYDLDRENDIKIAELTRKVGVLEQEKADLIREYDGVKQRVEKLTAESEEMKSDKDEMEKKLEEMMREIERSESDRKALDVIGARAVELETEVSRLQHDLISASSEADEANAEVMQLKRILEEKELRVENLEKEKGLIEKEKGENESRLRDLEEKIRVMEVKESKINEEKIKIEQETKEKIDEKEREISNLKSDIEELKSSIEHLKMQQKQDEEMRNNELKEALRKCNEKAQYTESALDQALEEARELKVASKTLQDTQYEGVNGIASDSDTGDVEERPLGFKWQVAIFTGAITAAAAVCYLRYRRQR is encoded by the coding sequence ATGGCAGATGAGGTGTTCATCAGCGGAGCAACCAACGGCGACGATCAAACGAACGAGAATTTTTACGATCTTGATCGCGAGAACGATATCAAGATTGCGGAGTTAACTCGAAAGGTTGGAGTTCTTGAGCAAGAGAAGGCCGACCTGATTCGTGAATATGATGGAGTGAAGCAGAGAGTCGAAAAATTAACGGCGGAAAGTGAAGAAATGAAAAGCGATAAGGATGAGATGGAAAAGAAGTTGGAGGAAATGATGAGAGAGATCGAACGATCAGAATCGGACAGGAAGGCTTTGGATGTGATCGGGGCAAGAGCAGTGGAGCTGGAGACTGAGGTGTCGCGATTGCAGCACGATCTGATATCGGCATCGAGCGAAGCAGACGAAGCAAATGCAGAGGTTATGCAATTAAAGAGAATTCTCGAGGAGAAGGAACTGAGAGTGGAGAATCTTGAGAAAGAGAAGGGATTGATCGAGAAAGAGAAAGGTGAGAATGAAAGCAGACTTAGGGATTTGGAGGAGAAAATTAGAGTTATGGAGGTGAAAGAAAGTAAGATAAATGAGGAGAAAATCAAGATAGAACAAGAGACCAAAGAGAAAATTGatgagaaagagagggagatATCTAATCTGAAGTCAGATATTGAGGAATTGAAATCATCGATTGAGCATTTAAAGATGCAGCAGAAACAGGATGAGGAGATGAGGAACAATGAATTGAAGGAAGCTCTGAGAAAATGCAATGAGAAAGCGCAATATACGGAATCAGCACTGGATCAAGCGCTGGAAGAAGCAAGGGAATTAAAGGTGGCGTCCAAGACACTACAGGACACACAATATGAAGGAGTTAATGGGATTGCATCGGATTCTGATACAGGGGACGTGGAGGAAAGACCTTTGGGGTTCAAGTGGCAAGTGGCAATATTCACCGGCGCTATTACTGCTGCAGCTGCGGTGTGCTATCTCCGCTATAGAAGGCAAAGGTGA
- the LOC117926625 gene encoding uncharacterized protein LOC117926625, whose translation MPSGPKRRKAAKKKKQQTPIFRSSPTIQGNVSQNHHKLDSEVEARETDSSAFEVDCTHMEEESANYMVEDIQKEEFQLDNEIVKEVGVHETENSEYVKEIDIGDDSSSSSSEEESKQEEKSPEFVEQEKLEEKQEEVSDSFVASLGEPEDLLQAVENPVENSLVPDVPGVESEKIEEKLSQSLDDCNGISSVGAEMVANGTKETELAAAEEKNGESAGVNDLGSKDKIDDLLQEAVVVPAVEPSAAESQIPESTAYQVAAVDTSNVGEHHNQPEIPESTGYQPPIISVTQRTLHPTSWRSCCGLFDVLRRSDR comes from the exons ATGCCTTCAGGtccaaagagaagaaaagcaGCCAAGAAAAAGAAGCAACAGACACCCATCTTCCGTTCATCACCTACTATTCAAG GAAATGTTTCTCAAAACCATCATAAACTAGATTCAGAAGTTGAGGCAAGAGAGACTGATTCTTCAGCTTTTGAAGTCGATTGTACCCACATGGAAGAAGAATCTGCAAACTACATGGTGGAGGATATCCAGAAAGAAGAATTTCAACTTGATAATGAGATTGTGAAAGAGGTTGGTGTTCATGAAACTGAAAACTCTGAATATGTGAAGGAAATCGATATTGGGGATGATTCAAGTAGCAGTAGTTCCGAGGAGGAGTCCAAACAAGAAGAGAAGAGCCCTGAGTTTGTGGAACAAGAGAAATTGGAGGAGAAGCAGGAGGAGGTTTCTGACTCATTTGTTGCCTCACTTGGTGAGCCTGAAGATCTGCTTCAAGCAGTGGAAAACCCAGTTGAGAACTCATTAGTGCCTGATGTGCCTGGGGTGGAATCAGAAAAAATTGAGGAGAAACTATCACAGTCTCTTGATGACTGTAATGGGATTTCTTCAGTTGGAGCAGAGATGGTGGCAAATGGTACCAAAGAAACCGAATTAGCAGCTGCAGAGGAGAAGAATGGAGAGTCTGCAGGCGTTAATGATTTGGGGTCCAAAGATAAAATTGATGATTTGTTGCAAGAGGCAGTGGTCGTTCCTGCTGTGGAACCCAGTGCCGCCGAGTCCCAGATTCCTGAAAGCACAGCATATCAGGTTGCTGCAGTTGATACTAGTAATGTGGGTGAGCACCACAATCAGCCTGAGATTCCAGAAAGCACAGGATATCAG CCGCCCATCATATCTGTGACTCAGCGTACCCTGCACCCCACATCTTGGAGGAGTTGCTGCGGCCTGTTTGATGTTCTGCGACGCTCTGATAGATAA